A stretch of the Poseidonibacter parvus genome encodes the following:
- a CDS encoding M99 family carboxypeptidase catalytic domain-containing protein produces MNLGILRLFKISLIFLCLQYLNADVKSFDFDFIKKGQQDDNTLLIIGGIQGDEPGAFMAASLIATHYDIKKGSVWVIPNLNFYSIIKRSRGPYGDMNRKFAALSKDDPDYNTVERIKKYIKSDEIKLILNLHDGSGFYRKKYINSKMSPRRWGNCAIVDQSNLDIDKYGNLEEISTQVVKSINTKLIRDRDKYHVKNTKTRLGDKEMEKTLTYFAINNGKAAFANEASKELNLQERVYYHLLAIEEYMNIMGIEFERKFDISTVDIKKVIDHDIFISFYDEKIKLPLSKVRKLLKYFPINKDGTLDFTPSNPLMTIVKKGKEYIIHYGNRKLAKLHPDYIKFIEDERDINITIDGVSQNIKFGDIIYAKNSFNIKPIADLRVNVIGYVNKSKKEVGINIKRKELAKRFSIDQDGNLFRIEFYKGNNFAGMILLGFEK; encoded by the coding sequence ATGAACCTTGGCATATTACGACTATTTAAAATCTCATTAATATTTTTATGTTTGCAATATTTAAATGCAGATGTAAAAAGTTTCGATTTTGATTTTATAAAAAAAGGTCAACAAGACGATAATACATTGTTAATAATTGGTGGGATTCAAGGTGATGAACCAGGTGCTTTTATGGCAGCTTCTTTAATTGCAACGCATTATGATATTAAAAAAGGTTCTGTTTGGGTAATTCCTAATTTAAACTTTTATTCAATTATTAAAAGATCACGTGGCCCTTATGGTGATATGAATAGAAAATTTGCAGCCTTATCAAAAGATGATCCTGATTATAATACTGTTGAGAGAATTAAAAAGTATATAAAATCAGATGAAATAAAATTAATTTTGAATTTACATGATGGAAGTGGTTTTTATAGAAAAAAGTACATAAATAGTAAAATGTCTCCTAGAAGATGGGGAAACTGTGCTATTGTTGATCAATCTAATTTAGATATCGATAAATATGGAAATCTTGAAGAAATCTCAACTCAAGTAGTAAAATCAATTAATACTAAACTTATTAGAGATAGAGATAAGTACCATGTTAAAAATACTAAAACTAGACTTGGTGATAAAGAGATGGAAAAAACTCTTACATATTTTGCTATTAATAATGGTAAAGCAGCTTTTGCAAATGAAGCTAGTAAAGAGTTAAACTTACAAGAAAGAGTTTACTATCATTTATTAGCTATTGAAGAGTATATGAATATTATGGGTATTGAATTTGAAAGAAAATTTGATATTTCAACTGTTGATATCAAAAAAGTAATTGACCATGATATTTTTATATCTTTTTATGATGAGAAAATTAAGCTACCACTTTCTAAGGTTCGAAAACTTTTAAAATATTTCCCTATTAATAAAGATGGAACATTAGATTTTACTCCGTCAAATCCTCTTATGACAATTGTTAAAAAAGGAAAAGAGTATATTATTCATTATGGAAATAGAAAACTTGCTAAGCTTCATCCTGATTATATAAAATTTATTGAGGATGAAAGAGATATTAATATAACTATTGATGGAGTTTCACAAAATATAAAATTTGGTGATATTATTTATGCAAAAAATAGTTTTAACATCAAGCCAATTGCTGATTTAAGAGTAAATGTTATTGGATATGTAAATAAGAGTAAAAAAGAAGTTGGTATTAATATAAAAAGAAAAGAGCTTGCAAAAAGATTTTCAATTGATCAAGATGGTAATCTTTTTAGAATTGAGTTTTACAAAGGTAATAACTTTGCAGGTATGATTCTTCTAGGATTTGAGAAATAG
- the surE gene encoding 5'/3'-nucleotidase SurE has translation MKHILLSNDDGFDAIGLEALIQALKPIAKITVVAPAKNKSACGHSLTLDRPLRLDRVDDDFYKVDDGSPTDCIFISLNNLFKDGYKPDLVISGINIGANMGEDITYSGTAAAAMEAVLQGVPAIAISQVCKDKCNDIKNGWDFALAKQTIATLAKKILDESFPLEERKFLNVNIPAIKPEQCNGIKITKAGYREYGNDTHRHHNPRGEEFYWIGLHPLIWKESKDKNCDFEAIKANYVSITPIMLDLTSYNDIEKTQNWLNN, from the coding sequence ATTAAACATATTTTATTATCAAATGACGATGGTTTTGATGCAATTGGGTTAGAAGCATTAATTCAAGCACTTAAACCAATTGCTAAAATAACAGTAGTAGCACCTGCAAAAAACAAATCAGCTTGCGGACACTCTTTAACACTTGATAGACCTTTAAGACTTGATAGAGTTGATGATGATTTTTATAAAGTTGATGATGGAAGTCCTACAGATTGTATTTTTATTTCATTAAACAATTTATTTAAAGATGGTTATAAACCTGATTTAGTAATAAGTGGTATTAATATTGGTGCAAATATGGGTGAAGATATAACTTATAGTGGAACAGCTGCAGCAGCTATGGAAGCAGTGCTTCAAGGAGTACCAGCAATAGCAATTTCACAAGTTTGCAAAGATAAGTGTAATGATATAAAAAATGGATGGGATTTTGCACTAGCAAAGCAAACAATTGCTACTTTAGCAAAGAAAATACTTGATGAAAGCTTTCCATTAGAGGAAAGAAAGTTTTTAAATGTTAATATCCCAGCAATAAAACCAGAACAGTGTAATGGAATTAAAATCACAAAAGCTGGATATAGAGAGTATGGGAATGATACTCATAGGCATCATAATCCAAGAGGTGAAGAGTTTTATTGGATTGGTCTACATCCATTAATTTGGAAAGAATCCAAAGATAAAAATTGTGATTTTGAAGCTATAAAAGCAAATTACGTATCAATAACACCTATTATGCTAGATTTAACATCATATAATGATATTGAAAAAACACAAAATTGGTTAAACAATTAA
- a CDS encoding patatin-like phospholipase family protein encodes MNLALVLGGGAARGAFHLGVLHYCEQNNIEIHAFSGSSIGSIISCSHASGVSAKEQLKIFSSNDIRQALKFNYFKNGLLKIDNSNKIIKELLPISKIEDIPKPVFVNAYDLRKRELHYFNSGDTITLCMASSAIVPLFKPVKYKDMYLIDGGLFDNIPIKPLENKNYDIFAIDLFPKKYANPLLRLNPVKIIKRKLFTQLYTNYKYSLENTNYYLGSSHIRDFALYSFKEIEDCFNLGVKEAKKHFLDILS; translated from the coding sequence ATGAATTTAGCACTAGTATTAGGTGGTGGAGCTGCAAGAGGAGCTTTTCACTTAGGAGTTTTACATTATTGCGAGCAAAATAATATCGAAATTCATGCTTTCAGTGGCTCATCTATTGGAAGTATTATTTCATGTTCACATGCAAGTGGTGTAAGTGCTAAAGAGCAATTAAAGATATTTTCTTCAAATGATATAAGACAAGCTTTAAAATTTAACTATTTTAAAAATGGTCTTTTAAAAATTGATAATTCAAATAAAATCATTAAAGAACTCTTACCTATTTCTAAAATTGAAGATATTCCAAAACCAGTTTTTGTAAATGCTTATGATTTAAGAAAAAGAGAATTACACTATTTTAATAGTGGAGATACAATTACTTTATGTATGGCTTCAAGTGCAATTGTTCCATTATTTAAACCAGTTAAATACAAAGATATGTACTTAATTGATGGTGGATTATTTGATAATATTCCCATTAAACCTTTAGAAAACAAAAACTACGACATCTTTGCAATTGATTTATTTCCAAAAAAATATGCAAATCCATTACTTAGATTAAATCCAGTAAAAATTATAAAAAGAAAACTTTTTACACAACTTTATACAAACTATAAATACTCCCTTGAAAACACCAACTATTACCTTGGAAGCAGTCATATAAGAGATTTTGCCTTATATAGTTTTAAAGAAATTGAAGATTGTTTTAATCTTGGAGTTAAAGAAGCTAAAAAACATTTTTTAGATATACTCTCTTAA
- a CDS encoding enoyl-CoA hydratase-related protein — protein MSYKYILVEVRNNCVGLITLNRPNSYNALSSELISEVSNAVKSFDEDKSIGAVVITGGNKVFAAGADIKELSQLDFASAYNSEFITKQWNGLENHKKPIIAAVSGVALGGGCELSLLSDITVCDETAKFGQPEVKLGTMPGIGGTQRLIRSVGKSKAMQMCLTGDMISAFEAKDFGLVSEVFKEGTVIDEAVNIATKIASMSQPVVKLIKESIDNAYEMSLSSGLQNERKYFYATFNLEDKDEGMSAFIEKRKANFKNK, from the coding sequence ATGTCATATAAATATATATTAGTTGAAGTAAGAAATAATTGTGTTGGATTGATTACATTAAATAGGCCAAACTCTTATAATGCTTTATCCTCAGAATTGATTAGTGAAGTATCTAATGCTGTTAAGAGTTTTGATGAAGACAAAAGTATTGGAGCAGTTGTTATTACTGGAGGAAATAAAGTCTTCGCAGCAGGTGCAGACATAAAAGAATTATCTCAATTAGATTTTGCAAGTGCTTATAATAGCGAGTTTATAACAAAGCAATGGAATGGTTTAGAAAATCATAAGAAGCCAATAATTGCAGCAGTATCTGGAGTTGCACTTGGTGGAGGATGTGAGTTAAGCTTGTTATCTGATATAACAGTTTGTGATGAAACTGCAAAATTTGGTCAACCTGAGGTTAAATTGGGAACAATGCCTGGAATTGGAGGTACTCAAAGATTAATTAGAAGTGTTGGAAAATCAAAAGCAATGCAGATGTGTCTAACAGGAGATATGATATCAGCATTTGAAGCTAAAGACTTTGGTTTAGTTTCAGAAGTATTTAAAGAAGGTACTGTAATTGATGAAGCTGTAAATATAGCTACTAAAATAGCTTCTATGTCTCAACCAGTTGTAAAGCTTATAAAAGAATCAATTGATAATGCTTATGAAATGTCACTTAGTTCAGGTTTACAAAATGAAAGAAAATATTTTTATGCTACATTTAATTTGGAAGATAAAGATGAAGGTATGTCAGCTTTTATTGAAAAAAGAAAAGCAAATTTCAAAAATAAATAG
- the moaC gene encoding cyclic pyranopterin monophosphate synthase MoaC has translation MTLTHLDDNNRPKMVDVSNKNETHRIAVATGQISMSIDAYNTIVDNTSKKGPVIQTAVIAAIMGVKKTSELIPMCHPLLLSGINCDVEELPELPGFKLKVTAKLNGQTGVEMEALTGVSVGLLTIYDMVKAIDKSMVISNVQLETKSGGKSGDFKRN, from the coding sequence ATGACTTTAACGCATTTAGATGATAATAATAGACCAAAAATGGTGGATGTATCAAATAAAAATGAAACACATAGAATAGCAGTTGCTACTGGACAAATAAGCATGTCTATTGATGCATACAATACTATTGTAGATAATACTTCTAAAAAAGGTCCTGTGATTCAAACAGCAGTAATTGCAGCTATTATGGGTGTTAAAAAAACAAGTGAATTAATACCTATGTGCCATCCTTTGTTATTAAGTGGAATTAATTGTGATGTTGAAGAATTACCTGAGCTTCCAGGATTTAAACTTAAAGTTACAGCAAAGTTAAATGGACAAACTGGTGTTGAAATGGAAGCTTTAACAGGTGTATCTGTTGGTTTATTAACTATATATGATATGGTAAAAGCAATTGACAAGTCTATGGTGATATCAAATGTACAACTAGAAACAAAATCTGGTGGTAAAAGTGGTGATTTTAAAAGGAATTAA
- a CDS encoding D-alanyl-D-alanine carboxypeptidase family protein — MINIRRDFIKKSTIFTLVSISSMDLFASSREIKRNDLFIEKKDYKTFQSIRKKLKLVQSYVGYGNFNIISFDSMLSIARRAPNIEAFTKEELDFLEFIFYYNPSSHGFFGNRISSNISDVIDKKQVKKIPYTGHYLFKGKAENTYNEMKKDVGSSLTLTSGIRSIVKQTKLFLDKIHRVDGNISVAAKSIAPPAFTYHLVGDFDVGKKGFGYANFTSKFANTHEFQEIQKLKYVDVRYTINNKDGVRYEPWHITTI, encoded by the coding sequence ATGATAAATATTAGAAGAGATTTTATTAAAAAAAGTACTATATTTACTCTTGTTTCTATATCTAGTATGGACTTATTTGCTAGTAGTCGTGAAATAAAAAGAAATGATTTATTTATTGAAAAAAAAGACTACAAAACTTTTCAATCAATTAGAAAAAAATTAAAACTTGTTCAAAGTTATGTTGGATATGGAAATTTTAATATTATTAGTTTTGATTCAATGCTAAGTATTGCAAGAAGAGCTCCAAATATTGAAGCTTTTACAAAAGAAGAATTAGATTTTTTAGAATTTATTTTTTATTACAATCCTAGTTCCCATGGTTTTTTTGGAAATAGAATCAGTAGTAATATAAGTGATGTAATTGATAAAAAACAAGTAAAAAAAATTCCTTATACTGGACATTATTTATTTAAAGGTAAAGCAGAAAATACATACAATGAAATGAAAAAGGATGTAGGAAGTTCTCTTACATTAACTTCAGGAATTCGAAGTATTGTAAAACAAACAAAACTTTTTCTAGATAAAATACATAGAGTTGATGGAAATATCTCAGTTGCTGCAAAATCTATTGCACCTCCAGCTTTTACATATCATTTAGTAGGTGATTTTGATGTTGGTAAAAAAGGTTTTGGATATGCAAATTTTACTTCAAAGTTTGCAAATACTCATGAATTTCAAGAAATACAAAAATTAAAGTATGTTGATGTTCGGTATACAATAAATAATAAGGACGGTGTAAGGTATGAACCTTGGCATATTACGACTATTTAA
- the rpsU gene encoding 30S ribosomal protein S21, translated as MPGIKVKDSESFDEAYRRFKKQCDRNLIVTETRARRFFEPMTEIRKKQKINARKKMLKRLYMLRRYESRL; from the coding sequence GTGCCAGGCATTAAAGTTAAAGATAGTGAATCATTTGACGAAGCATACAGAAGGTTTAAGAAGCAATGTGATAGAAATCTTATTGTAACTGAAACAAGAGCTAGAAGATTTTTTGAACCAATGACAGAGATCAGAAAAAAACAAAAAATTAACGCTAGAAAGAAAATGCTTAAGAGATTATACATGCTTAGACGATATGAGTCTAGACTGTAG
- a CDS encoding DUF493 family protein, producing MIDLSKEKLELDYPCNWSYKLVVLQTTCVHTTVKEIVQKREHKIVKSKSSKKGKFESYNLELLVHNEDDRKLLFEILGKHDDIKMVI from the coding sequence ATGATTGATTTAAGTAAAGAGAAATTAGAATTAGATTATCCATGTAATTGGAGTTACAAACTAGTCGTATTACAAACTACTTGTGTTCATACTACGGTTAAAGAAATAGTTCAAAAAAGAGAACATAAAATTGTTAAATCTAAATCTAGCAAAAAAGGTAAATTTGAGAGTTATAATTTAGAATTACTTGTTCATAATGAAGATGATAGAAAATTACTTTTTGAAATTTTAGGTAAACATGATGATATTAAGATGGTTATTTAG
- the dnaE gene encoding DNA polymerase III subunit alpha yields MSTTPQFTHLHLHTEYSLLDGANKIKPLAKKVKEMGMTSVAMTDHGNLFGAIDFYNAMKKEGIKPIIGMEAYIHNNEELGDKTTRQRFHLCLYAKNQEGYKNLMFLSSQAYMHGFYYYPRINKKLLAENSGGLVCSAACLQGEINWNLNTQNERNVKNGAKGYEGARKAALEYKEIFGDDFYLEIMRHGIGDQHFVDDQILKLGRELDIKVVATNDTHYLNQKDADAHEAFMCIAMNKLYDDPNRLRHSVHEFYLKTPEQIAKLYADIPEAITATQEIADKCNLEIKLGDPTPPNFKFTRQKAEVNNLTLPEPELEYSLENDKILFIDECWRGLDKRLQIVDPSKHQEYKDRLQVEIDIINGMKFPGYMLIVWDFVIVAKQMKIPVGPGRGSAAGSLVAFSLEITDIDPMPYGLLFERFLNPERISMPDIDMDFCQARRGEIIDYVVEQYGRANVAQIITFGKLLAKGVIRDVARVLDMPYSKADAMAKLIPDELGIDLTNSWEKEPKIKELCDADPQAGRVWEYALALEGLNRNAGTHAAGVVISNEPLWNKTPLFKPSGLDTLATQYNGKYVEDVDLIKFDFLGLKTLTVIEEALQLIEKRHGKRIDFLTADVNDKGVYDLIQTGNTIGLFQIESDGMQDLCKRLKPDNFEDIIAVLALYRPGPMESGMLDDFIDRKHGRAKIDYFYDEFDAPLRPILEPTYGVIVYQEQVMQIVQTIGGFSLGGADLVRRAMGKKIVEEMDRLKGEFADGGVKKGYVRSHCEELFDLIVKFAGYGFNKSHSAAYALVTFYTSYLKNYYPSEFMAALLTLEKDNTDKVVKYVDEVKRLDLELFPPDINKSDLVFSATKLEGNEVVMFGMGAVKGAGDVAIKSIIAARDEGGDFTDLADFISRIDGSKVNKRVIESLTKTGAFDSFGYSRRAMLEQIEKISECVANSMKAKKMATGSLFGDSQELTKIDIVLDELEEFEAKEILEFEKASLGFYVSGHPLDEYREQLDQIKYTLSSQIEDLADGSQALFVGKIENIVTKISKKGNKFGIASIIDLHGSIELLLFEDRIKELEDDFDLEKPIAFKVKISKDENFTRMNIMKIESLKDAKKEKIKTKQKVEEEPPLTIAIPFTNNENSIYQLFDLVANNQGKRDLKILVKSKLADIELESGFKINTNLEKLIHNIEGAFVVS; encoded by the coding sequence ATGTCAACTACACCACAATTTACACATTTACATTTACATACAGAATACTCACTACTTGATGGGGCAAACAAAATAAAACCACTTGCAAAAAAAGTAAAAGAGATGGGAATGACTTCTGTTGCAATGACAGATCATGGAAATCTTTTTGGAGCAATTGATTTTTATAATGCCATGAAAAAAGAAGGTATTAAACCTATTATTGGAATGGAAGCATATATTCATAATAATGAAGAATTAGGCGATAAAACAACCAGACAAAGATTTCACTTATGTCTATATGCAAAAAACCAAGAAGGTTATAAAAACTTAATGTTTTTAAGCTCACAAGCTTATATGCATGGGTTTTATTACTATCCAAGAATTAATAAAAAACTTTTAGCAGAAAACTCAGGCGGACTTGTATGTTCTGCTGCTTGTTTACAAGGTGAAATTAACTGGAATTTAAATACTCAAAATGAAAGAAATGTAAAAAACGGTGCAAAAGGATATGAAGGTGCTAGAAAAGCAGCACTAGAATATAAAGAAATTTTTGGAGATGACTTTTATTTAGAAATCATGCGTCATGGAATTGGTGACCAACATTTTGTTGATGACCAGATTTTAAAACTTGGACGAGAACTTGATATTAAAGTAGTTGCAACTAATGATACACATTATTTAAACCAAAAAGATGCAGATGCACATGAAGCATTTATGTGTATTGCTATGAATAAACTTTATGATGATCCAAATAGATTAAGACATTCTGTACACGAATTTTATTTGAAAACACCAGAACAAATTGCAAAACTATATGCTGATATTCCTGAAGCAATAACAGCAACGCAAGAAATTGCTGATAAATGTAATTTAGAAATAAAACTAGGAGATCCAACTCCTCCAAACTTCAAGTTTACAAGACAAAAAGCGGAAGTAAATAATTTAACTCTTCCAGAACCAGAGCTTGAATATTCTCTTGAAAATGATAAAATTTTATTTATTGATGAGTGCTGGAGAGGACTCGATAAAAGACTTCAAATTGTAGATCCTTCAAAACATCAAGAATATAAAGACAGACTACAAGTAGAAATTGACATTATCAATGGAATGAAATTCCCAGGGTATATGCTTATTGTTTGGGATTTCGTAATCGTTGCAAAACAAATGAAAATTCCAGTAGGTCCAGGAAGGGGTTCAGCAGCAGGAAGCTTAGTGGCTTTTTCACTAGAGATTACCGATATTGACCCAATGCCTTATGGTTTACTTTTTGAGAGATTCTTAAATCCTGAAAGAATATCTATGCCAGATATTGATATGGATTTTTGTCAAGCAAGACGTGGTGAAATTATTGATTATGTAGTTGAACAATATGGACGAGCAAACGTTGCTCAAATTATTACCTTTGGTAAACTTCTTGCAAAAGGTGTAATTAGAGATGTCGCTCGTGTTTTAGACATGCCATATTCAAAAGCAGATGCAATGGCAAAACTAATTCCTGATGAATTAGGAATTGACCTTACAAATTCATGGGAAAAAGAACCAAAAATAAAAGAACTATGTGATGCTGATCCACAAGCAGGAAGAGTTTGGGAATATGCACTAGCCTTAGAAGGTCTTAATAGAAATGCAGGAACACACGCAGCTGGTGTTGTTATTTCAAATGAGCCTTTATGGAATAAAACTCCCTTATTTAAACCCTCAGGACTTGATACACTAGCAACTCAATATAATGGTAAATATGTTGAAGATGTTGATTTAATTAAATTCGATTTCCTTGGATTAAAAACTTTAACAGTAATTGAAGAAGCTTTACAACTTATTGAAAAAAGACACGGAAAAAGAATTGACTTCTTAACAGCAGATGTAAATGATAAAGGTGTTTATGACCTTATTCAAACAGGAAATACAATTGGGCTATTCCAAATAGAATCAGATGGTATGCAAGATTTATGTAAAAGATTAAAACCTGATAATTTTGAAGATATTATTGCCGTTCTAGCACTTTATCGTCCAGGTCCAATGGAGTCAGGAATGCTTGATGACTTTATTGATAGAAAACATGGTCGTGCTAAAATTGACTATTTCTATGATGAGTTTGATGCACCTTTAAGACCAATTCTAGAGCCAACTTATGGAGTTATTGTATATCAAGAGCAAGTTATGCAAATTGTACAAACTATTGGTGGATTCAGTCTTGGTGGTGCAGACCTTGTAAGACGAGCCATGGGTAAAAAGATTGTTGAAGAAATGGACAGATTAAAAGGTGAGTTTGCAGATGGTGGAGTTAAAAAAGGTTATGTAAGAAGTCACTGTGAAGAGTTATTCGACCTTATTGTAAAGTTTGCTGGATATGGATTTAATAAATCTCACTCAGCAGCGTATGCCCTTGTAACATTTTATACTTCTTATTTAAAAAACTATTATCCATCAGAATTTATGGCAGCACTTCTAACATTAGAAAAAGATAACACAGACAAAGTTGTAAAATATGTTGATGAAGTAAAAAGATTAGACTTAGAACTTTTCCCACCTGATATTAATAAATCAGATTTAGTATTTTCTGCAACTAAACTTGAGGGGAATGAAGTTGTAATGTTTGGAATGGGTGCTGTAAAAGGTGCTGGAGATGTTGCTATTAAGTCTATTATTGCTGCACGTGATGAAGGTGGAGATTTTACAGATTTAGCTGATTTTATTTCAAGAATTGACGGAAGTAAAGTAAATAAAAGAGTAATAGAATCTTTAACAAAAACAGGAGCTTTTGATAGCTTTGGTTATTCAAGAAGAGCCATGCTTGAGCAAATTGAGAAGATTTCTGAGTGTGTTGCAAACTCTATGAAAGCCAAGAAAATGGCGACAGGTTCACTCTTTGGAGATTCACAAGAGCTTACAAAAATTGATATTGTTTTAGATGAACTTGAAGAGTTTGAAGCAAAAGAGATACTAGAGTTTGAAAAAGCTTCATTAGGATTTTATGTATCAGGGCATCCACTTGATGAATATAGAGAACAATTAGATCAAATTAAATATACCCTTTCTTCTCAAATTGAAGATTTAGCAGATGGTTCACAAGCTTTGTTTGTAGGGAAGATTGAAAATATAGTTACAAAAATATCAAAAAAAGGTAATAAATTTGGAATTGCTTCTATTATAGATTTACACGGAAGTATTGAGCTTTTATTATTTGAAGATAGAATTAAAGAGCTTGAAGATGATTTTGATTTAGAAAAACCAATTGCATTTAAAGTAAAAATCTCAAAAGATGAAAACTTCACAAGAATGAACATCATGAAAATTGAAAGTTTAAAAGATGCAAAAAAAGAGAAAATTAAAACAAAACAAAAAGTAGAAGAAGAGCCACCTTTAACAATTGCTATTCCATTTACAAACAATGAAAATAGTATCTACCAACTCTTTGATTTAGTGGCAAATAATCAAGGGAAAAGAGACCTAAAAATATTAGTAAAATCAAAACTTGCAGATATTGAACTTGAAAGTGGTTTTAAGATAAATACTAATTTAGAAAAATTAATTCATAATATAGAAGGAGCTTTTGTAGTTTCATGA